GCATTCATCGGCATGGAGAGCGGGCCCTTTGTTCCTCAGCTTGCAGCGGCGTTCATGAAGGTGGGCATCCAGCCCTCATGCACGGCCTGCAATTCTTTGATAGATATGGCCCGGCTTTGCCCCAGTTTCAATTCTTTCCCGCCGGTGGCGCCGAGGATCATGACAGAAATCGCCAGCGTTTCGGCCTGATCGAGGATGCTTTGGCGGTTCGCGGACGAACAGGTGAGCAAATATCGACCTTGGTCTTCGCCAAAGAAGGCCGCAACGGAGTTGTCCGGCGCGTCGATCTTTGCGCCGATACCAGAGGCCATCGCCATCTCCGCCAGCGCAACGGCCAAGCCGCCATCCGACAGGTCGTGCACGGCGGTTGCCTTGCCCAATTGAATGAGGCCGCGCACGAAATCGCCAGTGTGTTTTTCGTCAAACAGATCGACTTGCGGTGGCGTACCTTCCTCGCGGCTGAGAACATCGCGCAAATAGGCGGACTGGCCCAAATGCGTGCCCCAGCCTTTGGGGGCTCCGACTAGAAAGATCGTCTCGTCCTCGTCGGTAAATGCAGCGCCGACTCGCTTGGCGCCGGCTTCGAGAAGCCCAACGCCTGCGATGGCGGGCGTAGGAAGAATGCCAACGCCATTGGTCTCGTTGTAGAGCGAGACATTGCCCGACACGATGGGGAAATCGAGGGCGCGGCAGGCCTCACCCAAGCCTTTGATAGCACTGACAAACCCACCCATGATTTCTGGGCGTTCTGGGTTGCCGAAATTGAGATTGTCGGTGATAGCCAGAGGCGTTGCACCAACGGCGGTCAAGTTGCGCCAGACCTCGGCGACGGCCTGCTTGGCGCCTTCAAACGGATCAGCCTCGACGTAGCGCGGTGTGACATCGGCCGCGAAGGCGAGGGCTTTGCCTGCCTCATTGACCTGGACAATACCAGCATCGCCGCCGGGCGTCGCCAGGGTTTGGCCACGCACCAGCGTATCGTACTGCTCAAAAACCCAGCGTTTTGATGACCCGTTCGGTGACGCGAGCAGGGTTAGCAAACCATCGGCCACATCACCGTCAAAGCTGTTGTCCTCCAGAGGCTTAGACGCGGCCGGTGGCACCCAGGGGCGATCATATTCCGGTGCCTCATCGCCGAGTTCTTTAATCGGCAGGTCAGCGACTTTGGCGCCCTCATGGAAGATTTCAAAGCGCAGTGTGTCGGTAGTCTTGCCAACCACCGCAAAATCCAATCCCCATTTGATGAAAACGGCCTCGGCTTCGGCATGCTTTTCGGGCCGCAGCACCATGAGCATGCGCTCCTGGCTTTCCGACAACATCATCTCGTAAGCCGACATATTGGTTTCGCGGCATGGCACCTTGTCGAGATCAAGGTGGATGCCGAGATTGCCCTTTGCGCCCATCTCCACCGCCGAGCAGGTGAGACCAGCTGCGCCCATATCTTGGATGGCGATCACTGCGCCGGTTGCCATCAATTCCAGACAGGCTTCGAGCAGGCATTTTTCGGTGAAGGGATCACCGACCTGCACAGTTGGGCGTTTTTCTTCAATGGAATCATCGAACTCCGCCGAGGCCATGGTTGCGCCACCAACGCCATCGCGGCCGGTTTTTGCGCCAAGATAGACCACCGGTAGGCCAACGCCTTCAGCACGTGAGGTGAAGATGCCATCGGTTTTCGCAATGCCCGCGGCAAACGCGTTCACTAGGCAATTGCCATTGTAGCGAGCGTGAAACTCGACCTCGCCGCCAACCGTCGGCACGCCGAACGCGTTGCCATAACCGCCGACTCCGGCAACCACGCCGGAAACAAGATGACGGGTTTTGGGATGGTCCGGTTCACCGAAGCGCAACGCATTCATCGCCGCGACAGGCCGCGCGCCCATGGTGAAAACATCGCGCAAAATTCCGCCAACACCGGTCGCAGCGCCTTGGTACGGCTCGATGTAGGAGGGGTGGTTGTGGCTCTCCATCTTGAAGACCACGGCCTCACCGTCGTCGATGTCCACGACGCCGGCATTTTCGCCCGGCCCTTCGATGACGCGCGGGCCCTCAGTGGGAAGGGTTTTCAGCCATTTCTTGGAGCTTTTGTAAGAACAGTGCTCGTTCCACATGGCCGAGACGATGCCGAGTTCGGTGAATGTCGGTTCGCGACCGCCGATCAGGCTTTTGAAATGGGCGTATTCATCGTCGGTAAGGCCATGCGCGGCGATCATCTCCTCGGTGATCGCGATATCGGGATTGAGCATCAGGCGGCGGCTCCACAGGCACGGCTTCCACGGGCCCAGCGCGATAGATCGGCGTTTATGCGGCCAACAAGCGGCGTTTCGGTCAGCGGCCCGAAGGACGACACCACCGTGCCGGCCCCTGAGATCGTGCGCATGGTGACCACTAGCTGAGGCAAACCACCGCGATCATCGCGGTTCACGAGCAAAATGCGCGGCTGGCCGGACATGGAGGTAATCTCCGTTTCCTGGCGGTAGGCTGCAAAGGCTTCATCGCCCGATTGGAACCAGCATTCGCGAATGCGCTCGGCGATGCGTTCGGATGTCGAGCCAAGGCCGCCGCGTGCAGCGAACGATCCTTCGGGCAGATCGATACTCATGCACCCGGCAAGCAGGGTTGCGGCGGCGAAACCGAGAAGCGCTTTAGGCAGCAAGGTCCAACAATCCTTCAAACAGCTTGGCGCCGGTTTGGCTCGGCTGGTGTGGCAGGGCGATGTTTTCCGGATGCGGCATCATGCCAAGTACATTGCCGGCCTTATTCGTGATGCCGGCAATATCGGCGACCGACCCGTTGGGGTTCGTTCCGTTGGCGTAGGTGACGGCTATCGAATCCTCATCCTGCAAACGTTTCAGCATGTTCGGCGTGCAGACATAGTTGCCATCGCCATGGGCAACAGGGCAGGACCAGATAT
The DNA window shown above is from Hyphomicrobiales bacterium and carries:
- the purL gene encoding phosphoribosylformylglycinamidine synthase subunit PurL, with translation MLNPDIAITEEMIAAHGLTDDEYAHFKSLIGGREPTFTELGIVSAMWNEHCSYKSSKKWLKTLPTEGPRVIEGPGENAGVVDIDDGEAVVFKMESHNHPSYIEPYQGAATGVGGILRDVFTMGARPVAAMNALRFGEPDHPKTRHLVSGVVAGVGGYGNAFGVPTVGGEVEFHARYNGNCLVNAFAAGIAKTDGIFTSRAEGVGLPVVYLGAKTGRDGVGGATMASAEFDDSIEEKRPTVQVGDPFTEKCLLEACLELMATGAVIAIQDMGAAGLTCSAVEMGAKGNLGIHLDLDKVPCRETNMSAYEMMLSESQERMLMVLRPEKHAEAEAVFIKWGLDFAVVGKTTDTLRFEIFHEGAKVADLPIKELGDEAPEYDRPWVPPAASKPLEDNSFDGDVADGLLTLLASPNGSSKRWVFEQYDTLVRGQTLATPGGDAGIVQVNEAGKALAFAADVTPRYVEADPFEGAKQAVAEVWRNLTAVGATPLAITDNLNFGNPERPEIMGGFVSAIKGLGEACRALDFPIVSGNVSLYNETNGVGILPTPAIAGVGLLEAGAKRVGAAFTDEDETIFLVGAPKGWGTHLGQSAYLRDVLSREEGTPPQVDLFDEKHTGDFVRGLIQLGKATAVHDLSDGGLAVALAEMAMASGIGAKIDAPDNSVAAFFGEDQGRYLLTCSSANRQSILDQAETLAISVMILGATGGKELKLGQSRAISIKELQAVHEGWMPTFMNAAAS